In Parabacteroides sp. FAFU027, the following proteins share a genomic window:
- a CDS encoding carbon starvation protein A, producing MNAMPLILGAILIFIIAYRFYFSFVAAKVATINDERLTPAHSHFDGHNFVPTSKWVLFGHHFAAIAGAGPLVGPVLAAQFGYFPGFLWMLVGSIFAGAIHDYIILFASIRYDGQSLAVIARREINKVSGGTASLAIFLILVIAMAGLGLVVVNALAESSWGTFTIASTIPIALFMGIWMFKFRKGKTAEATVMGVILLTLAVVYGRYIPDSPLASWFSFDHKTLTILIAIYGFAASVLPVWLLLSPRDYLSSIMKIAVIAMLAIGVVIVAPTMHMPAFTEFIHGGGPIIPGTLFPYLFITIACGAISGFHALVSSGTTPKMLMKESHIKSIAVGSMLVEGTVSILALIAASSLLPYDYFAINIPAEKFAAFLPKLQAMGFTDSNLNQLSAEVGEKIAGRTGGAVSLGVGMAQIFSSIPGLNGLMSYWYHFAIMFEALFILTTIDAGTRIGRFVIQEMLGKVYKPFQQSNWLPGNLIASAIMVFSWGYFIYTGSVATIWPMFGTANQLLASIALAVGTSFIINRGLLRYAWITMVPFIFVGFTTLYAGVTNIFNIYIPQISDDAKWVQGSINLALTLLIMACAFTVFFYAVKQWIGAYRERKETPSALPDGEEIEMV from the coding sequence ATGAATGCAATGCCTTTGATTCTCGGTGCGATATTGATCTTTATTATTGCCTACCGATTCTATTTCAGCTTCGTTGCCGCAAAGGTGGCAACCATCAACGATGAAAGATTAACTCCTGCCCACTCGCATTTTGACGGACACAACTTTGTCCCGACCAGTAAATGGGTGCTTTTCGGGCATCACTTCGCCGCGATAGCGGGTGCAGGGCCTTTAGTCGGTCCCGTATTGGCTGCGCAATTCGGTTACTTCCCCGGTTTTCTGTGGATGCTCGTCGGCTCCATCTTTGCAGGGGCTATCCACGACTATATTATCCTTTTTGCCTCCATCCGGTACGACGGGCAATCGCTCGCAGTGATCGCAAGACGTGAAATCAACAAAGTGAGCGGCGGTACTGCCTCATTGGCCATCTTTTTGATACTGGTGATAGCCATGGCCGGACTGGGATTGGTCGTGGTGAACGCATTGGCAGAGAGTTCGTGGGGTACATTTACCATTGCCTCAACCATTCCCATCGCTTTGTTCATGGGGATCTGGATGTTTAAATTCCGGAAAGGGAAAACAGCCGAAGCTACGGTGATGGGGGTGATTCTATTGACCCTTGCCGTGGTTTACGGACGGTATATCCCCGATTCACCCCTCGCTTCGTGGTTTTCATTTGACCATAAGACATTGACTATTCTTATTGCGATATACGGATTTGCGGCTTCGGTACTTCCGGTGTGGCTGTTACTCTCGCCGCGCGACTACCTGAGTTCCATTATGAAGATTGCGGTAATTGCGATGCTGGCTATCGGCGTTGTAATTGTAGCTCCGACCATGCATATGCCTGCTTTCACGGAATTTATACACGGTGGCGGCCCCATTATTCCGGGTACGCTGTTTCCATACCTCTTTATCACGATTGCCTGCGGGGCTATCTCGGGTTTTCACGCGCTGGTGAGTTCGGGTACGACGCCGAAGATGCTGATGAAGGAGTCTCACATCAAAAGTATTGCCGTTGGCTCCATGCTGGTGGAAGGTACCGTGAGTATTCTGGCTCTGATTGCAGCCTCCAGCCTGTTGCCTTATGACTATTTCGCGATAAACATTCCTGCCGAGAAGTTTGCAGCTTTTTTACCCAAGTTACAGGCGATGGGATTCACCGATTCGAACCTGAATCAGCTTTCGGCGGAAGTGGGAGAAAAGATTGCCGGACGTACCGGTGGTGCGGTCTCATTGGGAGTCGGTATGGCTCAGATTTTCTCGTCTATCCCGGGACTAAACGGGTTGATGTCCTATTGGTACCACTTCGCCATCATGTTTGAAGCGCTTTTCATCCTCACTACGATTGATGCGGGCACACGTATCGGTCGTTTCGTGATACAGGAGATGCTAGGCAAGGTTTATAAGCCGTTTCAGCAAAGCAATTGGCTGCCGGGCAACCTGATTGCGAGTGCTATTATGGTTTTTAGCTGGGGCTACTTCATTTATACGGGCAGTGTGGCGACTATATGGCCAATGTTTGGTACGGCTAACCAGTTGCTGGCTTCGATAGCGCTGGCGGTGGGTACTTCTTTTATCATCAACCGCGGATTGCTCCGATATGCCTGGATTACAATGGTGCCGTTCATCTTTGTGGGCTTCACGACTCTTTATGCCGGGGTAACAAATATCTTTAATATCTATATTCCCCAGATTTCGGACGATGCCAAGTGGGTGCAGGGCTCGATCAACCTGGCGTTGACGTTGTTGATTATGGCTTGCGCGTTTACAGTGTTCTTTTATGCAGTGAAGCAGTGGATTGGAGCGTATCG
- a CDS encoding UDP-2,3-diacylglucosamine diphosphatase: MKKIYFASDTHFGSRTFDDPLENERRFVRWLDSIKHDASAVYLVGDMIDFWYEFKYVVPKGFTRFLGKLGELTDSGIEVHWFIGNHDIWIFDYIGKETGAIIHREPLSCNLLGKSFYIAHGDGLGDNSLGFKFIRGIFHNKILQKMFTWIHPRWTIPFGLNWSKHSRKTGDDYAGYQGEEKEHLVLYAKEFLQTNQADFLVFGHRHIMLDLMLAQRSRIIILGDWIKYFSFAVFDGEYMWLDQFETE; encoded by the coding sequence ATGAAAAAAATATACTTTGCTTCTGACACCCACTTCGGCTCCCGCACGTTTGATGATCCTTTAGAGAATGAACGACGGTTTGTACGCTGGCTCGACAGCATCAAACACGATGCATCAGCAGTCTATCTGGTGGGTGACATGATCGATTTCTGGTACGAATTCAAATATGTGGTTCCGAAGGGTTTTACCCGCTTCCTGGGCAAACTCGGAGAGCTGACCGACTCAGGCATTGAGGTGCATTGGTTTATCGGAAACCATGACATCTGGATTTTTGACTATATCGGAAAAGAAACCGGTGCAATTATCCATCGCGAACCCCTCTCCTGTAATCTCCTCGGGAAGTCGTTTTACATTGCACACGGTGACGGACTGGGTGATAATTCCCTTGGCTTTAAATTTATCCGCGGCATATTCCACAATAAGATCCTGCAAAAGATGTTTACCTGGATACACCCGCGCTGGACGATACCTTTCGGCCTCAACTGGTCAAAACACAGCCGCAAAACGGGTGACGATTACGCCGGATACCAGGGTGAGGAGAAAGAGCATCTGGTGTTGTATGCCAAAGAATTTCTCCAGACGAATCAGGCTGATTTCCTCGTCTTCGGACACCGCCACATCATGCTCGACCTGATGCTGGCTCAACGTAGCCGCATCATTATCCTGGGCGACTGGATCAAATATTTCTCCTTCGCGGTTTTTGACGGGGAATATATGTGGCTGGATCAGTTTGAAACCGAATAG
- a CDS encoding metal-sulfur cluster assembly factor, with protein sequence MENKFLLMEERIIKMLKTVFDPEIPVNVYDLGLIYKVDIDDEKNVRIEMTLTAPNCPAADFIVEDVRMKVESVEDVKSVDVEIVFEPEWSKDMMSDEAKLDLGFL encoded by the coding sequence ATGGAAAATAAATTTCTGCTAATGGAAGAGAGGATCATCAAAATGCTCAAGACGGTCTTCGATCCTGAAATCCCTGTCAATGTCTATGACCTCGGTCTGATTTATAAAGTCGATATCGACGATGAAAAGAATGTACGCATCGAAATGACGCTTACCGCCCCCAACTGTCCGGCTGCCGACTTCATCGTAGAAGATGTGCGCATGAAAGTGGAAAGTGTGGAAGATGTGAAAAGCGTGGATGTCGAAATTGTTTTTGAACCGGAATGGAGCAAAGACATGATGAGTGATGAGGCTAAACTGGACCTCGGATTTTTATAA